One genomic region from Pelagicoccus sp. SDUM812003 encodes:
- a CDS encoding fibronectin type III domain-containing protein, producing MKHLRKSLLLLLLATPFALLAHESGDHWHPAKFAVELEHAPTPIPERVVLTWNDDPATTQAVTWRTDTSVKQAVAEIAIANANGRALKPDRFKATTEFFKSDINEAHYHSVTFRSLEPDTLYAYRVGDGENWSEYFHFRTASATAEPFTFIYFGDAQNEVKTHWSRVFREAFSEAPRAAFSLHAGDLINRDELDAEWGEWHGAPGWVNGTIPVIATPGNHEYFRANQGPANERFWNAKDGAALDLDVEIVETKSDDGKELYKVTARSADGRSAYLEVNDDDEIILVGEGVEELTGYLEEDLLGTEVDKQPLRDRLQNRGIPTVSTHWRPQFSFPLQGGPGGTEETCYYIDYQGTRFISLDSNRSREEQVPWLRKVLEDNTNRWTVLTFHHPIFSPASDRDNKELRELWKPVFDEFKVDLVLNGHDHTYARTGDIRDTADFANIPSGYQQAYDPEIGTVYVVSVSGPKMYDITKGDFAKRVAEDAQLYQVISIAGDELEYKAFTATGRLYDAFTLKKRAGRPNELIELLPAENRREE from the coding sequence ATGAAACACTTACGAAAATCCCTTTTACTTCTGCTGCTGGCGACGCCGTTTGCTTTGCTGGCCCACGAATCCGGTGACCATTGGCATCCGGCGAAGTTTGCCGTCGAGCTCGAACATGCGCCTACGCCGATCCCGGAGCGGGTGGTGCTTACCTGGAACGATGATCCTGCCACCACCCAGGCGGTCACGTGGCGCACGGATACGTCGGTCAAGCAAGCGGTGGCGGAGATCGCCATCGCCAATGCCAACGGGCGGGCTCTGAAGCCGGATCGCTTCAAAGCGACCACCGAATTTTTCAAGAGCGATATCAACGAGGCCCACTACCACTCGGTGACGTTTCGTAGTCTGGAGCCGGATACGCTCTACGCCTATCGGGTGGGCGATGGGGAGAACTGGAGCGAGTACTTCCACTTTCGCACCGCCAGCGCCACGGCGGAGCCGTTTACCTTCATCTACTTCGGCGATGCTCAAAACGAGGTGAAGACGCACTGGTCGCGCGTGTTTCGCGAGGCGTTTAGCGAGGCTCCGCGAGCGGCGTTTTCGCTGCATGCGGGGGACTTGATCAACCGCGACGAGCTGGACGCGGAATGGGGCGAATGGCATGGAGCTCCAGGCTGGGTGAATGGCACCATTCCCGTGATCGCGACCCCTGGAAATCATGAGTACTTTCGAGCCAACCAAGGCCCGGCCAACGAGCGTTTCTGGAACGCCAAGGATGGCGCGGCGCTGGATCTGGATGTGGAGATCGTAGAAACCAAGTCCGACGATGGGAAGGAGCTCTACAAGGTGACGGCTCGAAGTGCCGATGGGCGCAGCGCGTATCTGGAGGTCAATGACGATGACGAGATCATCTTGGTGGGTGAGGGCGTCGAGGAGCTGACGGGTTACTTGGAGGAGGACCTGCTCGGCACGGAGGTCGACAAGCAACCCTTGCGCGATCGCCTGCAAAATCGCGGTATTCCGACAGTGAGCACGCACTGGCGGCCTCAGTTTTCCTTTCCTCTGCAAGGGGGTCCGGGCGGCACGGAGGAGACTTGTTATTACATCGATTATCAAGGGACGCGTTTCATCTCGCTCGATTCCAACCGCAGCCGAGAGGAGCAGGTTCCTTGGCTGCGCAAGGTCTTGGAGGATAACACGAATCGCTGGACGGTGCTGACCTTTCACCACCCAATCTTTTCCCCAGCCAGCGATCGCGACAACAAGGAGCTGCGCGAGCTGTGGAAGCCGGTTTTCGACGAGTTCAAAGTGGATCTTGTGCTCAACGGTCATGACCATACCTACGCCCGCACCGGCGATATTCGTGACACGGCGGATTTCGCGAACATCCCCAGCGGCTACCAGCAGGCCTACGACCCGGAGATTGGCACGGTGTATGTGGTATCGGTGAGCGGGCCCAAAATGTACGACATCACCAAGGGAGATTTCGCCAAGCGGGTAGCGGAGGACGCGCAGCTGTATCAGGTGATTTCGATCGCGGGCGACGAGTTGGAATACAAGGCCTTCACCGCGACCGGGCGGCTGTACGACGCCTTCACCTTGAAGAAACGGGCGGGACGGCCGAACGAATTGATCGAGCTCTTGCCAGCGGAGAATCGCAGGGAGGAGTAG
- a CDS encoding TonB-dependent receptor, with protein MRLVTRFRKAFFGLLAFSIAFAANAQSNSGTLTGQVREADSGRSLQGAIVSVPGTSLKDYTDALGRFTISEVPAGTQQVKVDYVGLVSYTEQVAIPSGAAKEIDVYLESRVVELESVTVRGFMSGQARAINQQKTAAGIVNVVSEENFGAVLDGNIGQALQRLPGISVDESQDGSQGSINIRGIAGEFNSVQMDGNRVPSSGGSNSYNPRQMAADGVTNIEVIKAPTPDQDGDAIGGIINLVTRSAFERDGQKMKLKVAGVLNEEPDNWGHAATFSYSDLLSMGGGEKNLGIAFTVSSYETDRYSRNADQDWVQVTPETNPELGLDAYDTPVWFMESTHFEHDTRTTTTQTLSGSIDFRTDERNSFYFRPMISQYERSGVKYETDIDIDTEFDNDADGSKTYAALTPTYGRGSEDSEASRGWIGTLDDQDNDLYSVSMGGRHELESNLLTYDVYFSRNKAKINDDSELNMLMEPEDPWFIFEYDIVDARGDIAVNVVNGVDSTDLSQMTEGELEDIWGVKEEKVHSARIDWERKFAGESGSFTFKTGAKYRKSSQFRDMTVDLYEMDEDFPYADVIVPTDEVIFLKEKYYNVQPQIGLDMLNTNPELFEFVEDDSLEDSNVEDYDAEETVSAAYVMGTYETGIHTIIAGVRFEENKWDNTNKIVSYLDDVATVTPVQSGNSHSFWLPGIHFRHALSENLILRESYNKSYARPRLSELSRGRWVDDDGNIEDGNPNLIPAESDNLDAQIEYYTERGGLYSIGVFYKDIKNFTYTQVYDFDELDENGIPIPADGGDLEYERPVNGAGATNYGIELIARQQLYFLPGALRGFGVALSTTFTESDAEYPNRTDGRELPLEGFSELLYTATLDYNLGNLSARIDYRFRDDYIEGLGDDIESDEFYAAEERVDAEVSYQVNEGVRLFATATNLTDRPQISYQGYAQFVEDASFAGRKFTFGAEFEF; from the coding sequence ATGCGACTGGTAACACGTTTCCGAAAGGCCTTTTTCGGATTGTTAGCTTTCAGCATAGCTTTTGCGGCAAATGCCCAATCGAACTCCGGCACCTTGACCGGTCAGGTCAGAGAAGCGGATAGCGGACGTTCCTTACAGGGAGCGATCGTCTCCGTCCCTGGAACCAGTCTGAAGGACTACACCGATGCCTTGGGTCGTTTCACCATCTCTGAAGTGCCTGCTGGAACGCAGCAGGTGAAAGTGGACTACGTGGGACTGGTCTCATACACTGAGCAGGTAGCGATCCCCTCGGGAGCTGCGAAGGAGATCGACGTGTATTTGGAATCGCGGGTGGTCGAGCTCGAGTCGGTCACGGTGCGCGGCTTCATGTCGGGTCAGGCCCGAGCCATCAACCAGCAGAAGACCGCCGCCGGCATCGTGAATGTGGTTTCGGAAGAGAACTTCGGGGCGGTGCTCGATGGCAATATCGGGCAGGCTCTGCAGCGCTTGCCCGGCATCAGCGTGGACGAGTCGCAGGACGGTTCTCAAGGCAGCATCAACATCCGCGGCATCGCGGGCGAGTTCAACTCGGTGCAGATGGACGGAAACCGCGTTCCGTCCTCGGGCGGCAGCAACAGCTACAACCCGCGCCAGATGGCAGCCGATGGCGTGACCAACATCGAAGTGATCAAGGCTCCGACGCCTGACCAAGATGGCGACGCCATTGGCGGTATCATAAACTTGGTGACACGCAGCGCCTTCGAACGTGATGGGCAAAAGATGAAGCTTAAGGTCGCAGGAGTGCTTAACGAAGAGCCGGACAACTGGGGGCACGCAGCCACCTTTTCCTACTCCGACCTCTTGAGCATGGGCGGCGGCGAGAAGAACCTCGGCATCGCCTTCACTGTCAGCAGCTACGAGACGGACCGCTACTCTCGCAATGCGGACCAGGACTGGGTGCAAGTCACTCCGGAAACCAATCCCGAGCTGGGGCTCGACGCTTACGATACGCCGGTTTGGTTCATGGAGTCGACTCACTTTGAGCACGACACCCGCACCACCACCACGCAGACGCTGAGCGGCTCGATCGACTTCCGCACGGACGAACGCAACTCCTTCTACTTCCGCCCTATGATCAGCCAGTACGAGCGCAGCGGCGTGAAGTATGAGACCGATATCGATATCGACACCGAGTTCGACAACGACGCTGACGGAAGCAAGACCTACGCTGCTCTGACTCCGACCTACGGCCGTGGTTCGGAAGACAGCGAAGCCTCTCGCGGCTGGATTGGAACTTTGGATGATCAAGATAACGACCTGTACTCCGTATCCATGGGCGGACGACACGAGTTGGAGTCGAACCTTTTGACCTACGATGTCTATTTCTCGCGAAACAAGGCGAAGATCAACGACGACAGCGAGCTTAACATGCTCATGGAGCCGGAAGATCCGTGGTTTATTTTCGAATACGATATTGTCGACGCCCGTGGCGATATCGCAGTGAACGTGGTCAATGGAGTCGATTCCACCGATCTGAGCCAGATGACCGAAGGCGAACTGGAGGACATCTGGGGCGTGAAGGAAGAGAAGGTTCACAGCGCCCGCATCGATTGGGAGCGAAAATTCGCTGGCGAAAGTGGCAGCTTCACCTTCAAGACTGGAGCCAAATACCGCAAGAGCTCGCAGTTCCGCGATATGACGGTGGACCTCTACGAGATGGACGAAGATTTTCCATATGCGGACGTCATCGTGCCGACCGACGAAGTCATTTTTCTCAAGGAAAAGTACTACAACGTGCAGCCGCAGATCGGTCTCGATATGTTGAATACGAATCCGGAGCTCTTCGAGTTTGTGGAGGACGATTCCCTAGAGGATAGCAACGTGGAAGACTACGACGCGGAGGAAACCGTAAGCGCCGCTTACGTGATGGGCACCTACGAGACCGGAATCCACACCATCATTGCAGGCGTTCGCTTCGAAGAAAACAAGTGGGACAATACCAACAAGATCGTCAGCTACCTGGACGACGTGGCGACTGTGACACCGGTGCAGAGTGGCAACTCGCACTCTTTTTGGCTCCCCGGCATTCACTTCCGTCACGCGCTCAGCGAGAACCTCATTCTCCGCGAGAGCTACAACAAGAGCTACGCCCGCCCCCGCTTAAGCGAATTGTCGCGTGGCCGTTGGGTGGATGACGATGGCAACATCGAAGACGGCAACCCGAATCTGATCCCGGCGGAGTCCGACAACCTCGACGCCCAGATCGAGTACTACACCGAGCGCGGCGGCCTCTACTCCATCGGCGTCTTCTACAAGGATATCAAAAACTTCACCTACACGCAGGTTTACGACTTCGACGAGCTGGACGAAAACGGCATCCCCATCCCAGCCGACGGCGGCGATCTGGAATACGAGCGTCCGGTCAACGGAGCGGGAGCCACCAACTATGGCATCGAGCTGATCGCTCGCCAGCAGCTCTACTTCCTGCCCGGCGCCCTGCGCGGTTTTGGGGTCGCTCTGAGCACCACCTTCACCGAGAGCGATGCCGAGTATCCAAATCGTACTGACGGCCGCGAACTACCGCTGGAAGGCTTTTCGGAGCTGCTCTATACCGCGACCTTGGACTATAACCTTGGGAACCTCAGCGCCCGCATCGACTATCGCTTCCGCGACGACTATATCGAGGGTCTTGGAGACGATATCGAGAGCGACGAGTTCTACGCTGCCGAGGAGCGGGTGGACGCGGAAGTATCCTATCAGGTTAACGAAGGCGTGCGACTCTTCGCCACCGCGACCAACCTGACGGATCGTCCTCAGATCTCCTACCAAGGCTATGCCCAGTTCGTGGAAGATGCCAGCTTCGCTGGACGCAAGTTTACCTTCGGAGCGGAGTTCGAGTTCTAA
- a CDS encoding metallophosphatase, which translates to MNRRRFIGTAGLGLTALSGALGKVSQPRPTLTILQTNDTHSRIDPFPLDGGRNQGLGGVARRKVLIDRIREREEYTLLVDSGDMFQGTPYYNLYGGEVEIEAMNRMGYEVATVGNHEFDNGIEGLEKTMPNAAFQWVSSNLDWSGAKELAPLIKPWTIKEIGPFRVGIFGLLCQLEGMVSPANHEGVVYLDPVESARRCVSELKARGCNVIVCLSHMGYNTRYEGEEMRDDRFPAEVEGVDLILGGHSHTFLDELVELPRKGGGVTRITQQGWAGMRLGRIDVELGRGDVLAMRQQPQWVRSAMG; encoded by the coding sequence ATGAATCGTAGACGTTTTATTGGGACAGCGGGATTGGGACTGACAGCGCTATCGGGAGCGCTGGGCAAGGTGTCGCAACCAAGGCCGACGCTCACAATCCTGCAGACCAACGACACGCACTCGCGCATCGATCCTTTCCCCTTGGACGGTGGCCGAAATCAGGGGCTCGGTGGTGTGGCTCGACGGAAGGTATTGATCGACCGGATACGCGAGCGCGAGGAATACACCTTGCTCGTCGACAGCGGTGACATGTTTCAGGGCACGCCCTACTACAATCTCTACGGAGGCGAGGTGGAGATCGAGGCCATGAATCGTATGGGGTATGAGGTCGCTACGGTGGGAAATCACGAGTTCGATAACGGGATCGAAGGACTGGAGAAAACTATGCCCAACGCCGCATTCCAGTGGGTTTCCAGCAATCTCGACTGGAGCGGTGCCAAGGAGCTGGCCCCTCTGATCAAGCCATGGACCATCAAAGAGATCGGTCCGTTTCGGGTAGGGATTTTTGGACTCCTTTGCCAGCTAGAGGGCATGGTGAGCCCGGCCAACCATGAGGGAGTAGTCTATCTCGATCCGGTGGAGTCGGCCCGGCGGTGCGTGAGCGAGCTGAAGGCTCGTGGCTGCAACGTGATCGTTTGCCTCTCGCACATGGGCTACAATACCCGTTACGAAGGCGAGGAGATGCGCGACGACCGTTTTCCTGCTGAAGTCGAGGGAGTTGACCTCATCTTAGGCGGGCATTCGCACACCTTCCTTGATGAGCTAGTGGAGCTCCCGCGCAAGGGCGGCGGCGTGACGCGCATCACCCAGCAAGGCTGGGCCGGCATGCGCTTGGGACGGATCGATGTGGAGTTGGGGCGTGGAGATGTCCTCGCGATGCGTCAGCAGCCGCAGTGGGTGAGGAGTGCGATGGGGTGA
- a CDS encoding 5'-nucleotidase, with amino-acid sequence MLSFGMMMRGRGIWVGALLGWAAALTSASAADTTQGSEVIFEALPVSSDLPADAEMADYLRPFREGVEAFAAEVIGVAAEPLTRTRPECGLSNLVADSLRFVGETEFEAPVDLAVTNFGGLRRDLPEGPLTMGLIMELSPFENYLTYLEVKGELVEELARQIAGSGGVAVSGIRVAINSDQEVVEARINGELIDPRKTYRMVSIDYLVSTWDRLFKPEWIIEKDVSTNLVQRDAIVLHLSQLTRNGIEIRDAGEGRVFFVE; translated from the coding sequence ATGCTATCCTTTGGAATGATGATGCGAGGAAGAGGAATCTGGGTAGGGGCCCTGCTGGGGTGGGCCGCGGCGCTTACGTCGGCGTCGGCCGCCGACACGACGCAAGGATCGGAGGTCATTTTCGAGGCCCTCCCGGTTTCGTCGGATTTGCCGGCTGACGCGGAGATGGCGGATTATTTGCGTCCCTTTCGCGAAGGCGTGGAAGCCTTCGCTGCGGAGGTGATCGGGGTAGCGGCGGAGCCGCTCACGCGCACCCGACCGGAATGCGGGCTTTCGAATCTGGTGGCGGATTCCTTGAGGTTCGTCGGCGAGACGGAGTTCGAGGCGCCGGTGGACCTGGCGGTGACGAACTTCGGTGGCCTGCGGCGCGATTTGCCCGAAGGGCCGCTTACCATGGGTTTGATCATGGAGCTGTCGCCCTTCGAAAACTACCTGACCTATTTGGAAGTGAAGGGCGAGCTGGTGGAAGAGCTGGCCCGGCAGATCGCGGGCAGCGGCGGTGTCGCCGTTTCGGGAATACGCGTGGCGATCAACAGCGATCAAGAGGTTGTGGAGGCGCGGATAAATGGGGAGCTAATCGATCCCAGGAAGACGTATCGCATGGTCAGCATCGACTATCTGGTATCGACCTGGGATAGACTTTTCAAACCGGAGTGGATCATTGAGAAAGACGTATCGACAAACTTGGTACAACGCGATGCCATCGTGCTGCACCTCTCGCAGCTGACTAGGAATGGCATCGAGATTCGGGATGCCGGAGAAGGGCGTGTGTTTTTCGTCGAATAG
- a CDS encoding response regulator has protein sequence MASNTKNHNQTAPAASGASTARRLQSWQWAYYGIAAFSSLSIALGLFFSHILVSRSHRILAQETYWMQTTDQLTTLSDHILQGNQPGNDAFESLDPVLERHRKGLSYARYRNTIARLRAHLHDSSPDPEFSNRILQALEQLDGHLRVHDAQAQAIFDSLSMADFTAANSLMPSMDRQAANASSLVSSLIHSISDHQLETYREVDSQTTRFTRFQAILGLAIILIIAFAVVLGRRLFKHLRRATVDAERHRATAESALTELEYQTHALDQHSIVAITDTAGRIQYVNDKFCQISQYGRDELIGQDHRILNSGHHAKSFFTEMYRTIAQGEVWQGEIRNRAKDGSCYWVDTTIAPFRNERGRIDRYVAIRSDITERKKSQANLIAALQAANEAKEAAEVANKAKSEFVATMSHEIRTPMNGVIGFANLLLDLQLPKQAHQWARSILQSGQALLTIINDILDFSKIEARKLDIETMPFDLRTVAEEAAELLSNQANEKNLELVLRFDPDLPRGFLADPGRVRQVILNLANNAIKFTEKGHVFIEISPDPQYPKAYARISISDTGIGIPPEVQDKLFTKFTQADSSTSRKFGGTGLGLAICKLLCELMGGQIGVASQEGEGSTFWFTLPFPENEVDLPHPRQLPDISGKRSLIVDDLPLNRQVLHEQCGKWGLLCDTAENAKQALEMMASANQQQRPYDIALLDHCMPDMDGLTLGQSIRNDPSASNTALILISSGADPTEQAKSLSVGFNAYFMKPVTKPDSLRLAIAKACGLVCSSSPLPEPLASSSEAPILPPVGSYHILIVDDTSVNQTLLRTMLEQKFNYRVDVAANGKEAVDQYLLFNYDAIFMDCMMPVMDGFEATRKIRTLEARREKERVPIIALTANAIIGDDIKCYQAGMDDYLSKPIDPPKLIAALKRWLSETAHHSDSPDQQKDEAPKSSPPYFDQTRINTIFGHSPELIPEMLGIFAECLKSLEKQAQSYQDLNQLRHISHTIKGSAAECGADALSEVATRLENACIQKNHSGVKELEKELLETMSRTLDCIQNALTSFSQDSSSL, from the coding sequence ATGGCTTCGAACACCAAAAACCACAATCAGACTGCGCCGGCTGCGTCGGGCGCTTCCACCGCCAGGCGCCTTCAAAGCTGGCAGTGGGCCTACTACGGCATCGCCGCATTCAGCTCCCTCTCCATCGCTCTCGGGCTGTTCTTCAGCCACATCCTGGTCTCCCGCAGCCATCGCATCTTGGCCCAGGAAACCTACTGGATGCAGACGACCGATCAGCTCACCACCCTATCGGATCACATACTGCAAGGGAACCAGCCGGGCAACGACGCCTTCGAGAGCCTCGATCCAGTGCTCGAGCGCCACCGCAAAGGCCTCTCCTACGCCCGCTATCGGAATACGATCGCGCGGCTGCGAGCCCATTTGCACGACAGCTCGCCTGATCCCGAGTTTTCGAACCGCATCCTGCAGGCGCTCGAGCAACTCGACGGGCATCTCCGCGTGCACGACGCCCAGGCTCAGGCCATCTTCGACTCCCTCTCCATGGCCGATTTCACCGCCGCAAATTCCCTCATGCCCTCTATGGACCGACAGGCGGCCAACGCCAGCTCGCTGGTTTCAAGCCTCATCCACTCGATCAGCGACCACCAGCTCGAAACCTACCGAGAAGTCGATTCGCAAACGACGCGCTTCACCCGCTTTCAGGCCATCCTCGGACTGGCCATTATCCTGATCATCGCCTTCGCCGTGGTACTGGGCAGGCGACTGTTCAAGCACTTGCGGCGCGCTACCGTCGACGCGGAACGCCACCGGGCCACCGCCGAAAGCGCTCTCACCGAACTCGAATACCAGACACATGCCCTGGACCAGCATTCCATCGTCGCCATCACCGATACCGCCGGCCGCATCCAGTACGTCAACGACAAGTTCTGCCAGATTTCCCAGTACGGTCGGGACGAGCTGATCGGGCAGGACCACCGCATCCTCAATTCAGGACACCACGCCAAATCGTTCTTCACGGAGATGTACCGAACCATCGCCCAAGGCGAGGTGTGGCAGGGCGAAATCCGAAATCGAGCCAAGGACGGAAGCTGCTACTGGGTCGACACCACCATAGCTCCCTTTCGAAACGAGAGAGGCAGGATCGATCGCTACGTCGCCATTCGCTCCGACATCACCGAGCGCAAGAAATCCCAAGCGAATCTGATCGCCGCCTTGCAGGCCGCAAACGAAGCCAAGGAGGCCGCCGAAGTTGCCAACAAGGCGAAAAGCGAGTTCGTCGCCACCATGTCCCACGAAATCCGAACTCCCATGAACGGTGTGATCGGCTTCGCCAACCTGCTGCTCGACTTGCAGCTGCCCAAACAGGCCCACCAATGGGCCCGCTCCATCCTGCAGTCCGGTCAAGCCTTGCTCACCATCATAAACGACATTCTTGACTTCTCAAAAATCGAAGCCCGCAAGCTCGACATCGAGACCATGCCCTTCGACCTCAGAACCGTGGCCGAGGAAGCCGCTGAGCTGCTCAGCAACCAAGCGAACGAAAAGAATCTGGAACTCGTCCTGCGCTTCGATCCAGACCTCCCTCGAGGATTCCTGGCGGACCCAGGGCGCGTCAGGCAAGTCATCCTGAATCTGGCGAACAACGCCATCAAGTTCACCGAAAAAGGGCACGTCTTCATCGAAATATCGCCCGATCCCCAGTACCCAAAGGCCTACGCTCGTATCTCGATCTCGGATACAGGAATCGGAATCCCTCCTGAAGTACAAGACAAGCTCTTCACCAAATTCACCCAAGCCGACAGCTCCACCTCTCGAAAGTTTGGCGGCACCGGACTGGGACTCGCCATTTGCAAGCTGCTGTGCGAGCTGATGGGCGGCCAGATCGGCGTCGCCAGCCAGGAGGGCGAAGGCTCGACATTCTGGTTCACCCTGCCTTTTCCAGAAAACGAAGTGGACCTCCCACACCCTCGGCAGCTGCCAGACATCTCGGGTAAACGCTCCCTCATCGTCGACGACCTTCCCCTGAATCGCCAGGTACTCCATGAGCAGTGCGGAAAATGGGGCTTGCTCTGCGACACCGCGGAAAACGCCAAGCAGGCCCTCGAAATGATGGCCTCCGCCAACCAGCAGCAACGCCCCTACGACATCGCGTTGCTCGACCATTGCATGCCCGATATGGATGGGCTCACGCTCGGACAGAGTATCCGTAACGACCCTAGCGCTAGCAACACCGCGCTGATCTTGATATCCTCGGGCGCCGATCCGACTGAACAGGCGAAATCCCTTTCCGTCGGCTTCAATGCCTACTTCATGAAGCCAGTGACCAAACCCGATTCGCTACGCCTCGCCATCGCAAAGGCCTGCGGACTGGTCTGCTCCTCATCGCCCCTTCCCGAGCCGCTCGCTTCCTCCTCCGAAGCTCCCATCCTGCCACCCGTCGGGTCATACCACATCCTTATCGTCGACGACACCAGCGTGAATCAAACGCTGCTACGCACCATGCTGGAGCAAAAGTTCAACTACCGTGTGGATGTCGCCGCCAACGGAAAGGAAGCCGTCGATCAGTATCTTTTATTCAACTACGACGCCATCTTCATGGACTGCATGATGCCTGTGATGGACGGTTTCGAAGCCACTCGAAAGATCAGAACGCTCGAAGCGCGCCGAGAGAAAGAGCGCGTTCCCATCATCGCCCTCACCGCCAACGCCATCATTGGAGACGACATCAAATGCTACCAGGCAGGCATGGACGACTACCTGAGCAAGCCCATCGACCCTCCGAAACTGATCGCCGCCCTCAAACGCTGGCTTAGCGAAACCGCCCACCATTCCGATTCGCCGGACCAGCAGAAGGATGAGGCGCCAAAGTCGAGCCCGCCCTACTTCGATCAGACCCGTATCAACACTATCTTCGGACACAGCCCGGAACTCATCCCGGAAATGCTTGGCATCTTCGCGGAATGCCTCAAGTCGCTGGAAAAACAGGCACAAAGCTACCAAGACCTCAACCAGCTTCGCCACATCTCCCACACCATCAAGGGCAGCGCCGCGGAGTGCGGAGCCGACGCCCTCAGCGAAGTCGCCACCCGTCTCGAAAACGCCTGTATCCAGAAAAACCATTCAGGAGTTAAGGAACTTGAGAAGGAATTGCTTGAAACCATGAGCCGCACTCTCGACTGCATCCAAAACGCCCTTACCAGCTTCAGCCAAGACAGCTCGTCGCTCTGA